Part of the Leptodactylus fuscus isolate aLepFus1 chromosome 6, aLepFus1.hap2, whole genome shotgun sequence genome, TCAAAAATAATCAAATCCGTTTTCTTCTTGGCAGATGACTGTATGAGGAGCTCAGAGGAACATCTCATAtcttcagattataaagcagatgatggtggtatcacacaagatacatatgaagaacatgccattatATCCTCGGCCCTTTACCACGAAGATCTTTTATCAGTTCCTTTTATACACTTCCTATCTTCTGATCCATCACTGACTGTGAAGCAAGAACAAAAGCACAGTAGTAGTGTTGAATATCAAAGGGCTCATACAGAGGTGAAGCCTTTTCTAtgcttagaatgtgggaaatgttttacttggaaATCAGATCTTTTTGACCATCAGAAAACTCACATAGAGACAAAGCCTTGtttatgttctgaatgtggggaATGTTTCACAGATCAAGCAAATCTTGTTaaccatcagagaattcacacaggagagaagccatattcatgtgcagaatgtgggaaatgttacaGCTTCAAAGCAGCTTGTGTTAGACATCAGAGAGTTCATACACAAaataagccatattcatgttcagaatgtggaaaatgtttttatcagaaatcagttcttgttacacatcagagaattcacacaggagagaaaccattttcatgttcagaatgtgggagatgTTGGAGCGATAAATCAACTcttattagacatcagagaattcacacaggggagaagccattttcatgttcacaaTGCAGGAAATGCTATAGTGATAAACGtgctcttgttaaacatcagagaatccaCACGGAGGAGAAGCCTTTTTCATGttccgaatgtgggaaatgtttttatcAGAAATCAAACCTTGTTACGCATCAGCGAATTCACACAGGGATGAAGCCATTtttatgctcagaatgtgggaattgCTTTaaccagaaatcagatcttgttagacatcaaagaattcacacaggggagaagccattttcttgttcagaatgtgggaaatgttatagctTTAAATCCGCTTGTGTTAGACATCAGCGAGTTCATACAGGGTTGATGCcaatttcatgttcagaatgcggtAAATGCTTTTATCAAAAATCAGATCTTGTgaaacatcaaagaattcacacaggggagaagccattttcatgttcacaatgtgggaaatgctaTAGTGATAAACCAGCTCTTGTTAGACACCAGAGAAAACACACAGGTGAGAGACCATtcacatgttcagaatgtggaaaatgttataGCGATAAACCaggtcttgttagacatcagagaattcacacagggaatAAGCCATTCTCATGTTTAGACTGCGGGAAATGTTTTTATCAGAAGTcagatcttgttacacatcagagaagtcacacaggagagaagccattttcatgttcagactgtgggaaatgttatagtaTAAAGTCAGCTCTTGTacgacatcagagaattcacacagggaagAAGCCATTCTCATGACCAGAATTAGGGTAATGTTCTATACATACAGTCATGATTGTCCCATGTAAATTATACTATTGGGCACTGATTGACTTGCTAGTATCGTCTCACAGTCAGTGTTTCAGTGTAAATGATACTTTAGTCATTAGAATTTCTCACTCAAGTCATATCCACATACGAAATATTTTGTCCAAATaacttaaaatgaaaaaaattgctatTTGCAGAGACAAGTTGCTCTGCTTACTGTCCtacccctaagggctagttcacacgtgagtataaggggaggtttttgacagcggatttcgcgtccaaaacctccccttataatggtggtctatggagaccgccgggcttctgttctccgctagcggcgagctgctgctagcggagaaaagaaaggacatgacctttcctcaggcggaagccgcgcggcttccgcccccggcagctccctcctatgtcggctcattcatttgagccgacagcagagggttaagccgcgacagcgatggtcgcggcgggcgggttttgacaagagagagacgcgtctcgacgcgtctctctctgtaccaaaacccgcgcgggcagttcacgtgtgaactagccctaagacttaATTACTATTCTCCACCACTCCCCTATGGTTCTGGTAGCTgttggggttactattcctagtaatgtcaggcatttggggttattcatttagtttcagtaactccatgtgcctcacaataatagcagttaaccccatcatgttcctcatattaacccctgtgtgccctatataagggttactaatatgtgagacacatggggctACTAATAAAGGACTTTAAATATGGAAATACCTcattatcacctccatatgtcccacatatcagtaactcttatgtgaggcacacagggggttaatgtgagggacatgatggggttaactgatattactatgaggcacatggagtaactaagctgtaatgcacatgaccagattattatctgcaatggtggatttccccatctcggcttatactcgagtcaataaggttcctaggtttttgtggtaaaattagggacctcggcttatattcggttcgtcttatactcgagtagacAACACATCACTGGTGTAACATAACAGTTTATAGAATTACCACATGTATTATTTTCTAGGTCGGTACAGAGAACACTGTTTGATATATACCGTGTATTATGGAAATCCTGTCTCATGATTTTTTTGGAAAAACTAGTCTCGGTGCAAAAGTAGCCCAATTTAAATGATACGTTTGGCATTGAAGTATTTATAACACAGTCTCTGTATAATTCCATTATACATAAAGGCAGATGCCTCACTGTtgtcttctttttccttttctcATTGTAATAATCTGGTATCCCTATATAACCTAGGTAAATACAACATAAGGACATATTGCAATCCCTGACAGCCCAATCATGTGTGGGGTATAGCATTGCATCAATATGTTCCTCCACTGTATGGATCTCAAGCTTCTCCATAGCCTTTGCTAGA contains:
- the LOC142210362 gene encoding uncharacterized protein LOC142210362 produces the protein MRSSEEHLISSDYKADDGGITQDTYEEHAIISSALYHEDLLSVPFIHFLSSDPSLTVKQEQKHSSSVEYQRAHTEVKPFLCLECGKCFTWKSDLFDHQKTHIETKPCLCSECGECFTDQANLVNHQRIHTGEKPYSCAECGKCYSFKAACVRHQRVHTQNKPYSCSECGKCFYQKSVLVTHQRIHTGEKPFSCSECGRCWSDKSTLIRHQRIHTGEKPFSCSQCRKCYSDKRALVKHQRIHTEEKPFSCSECGKCFYQKSNLVTHQRIHTGMKPFLCSECGNCFNQKSDLVRHQRIHTGEKPFSCSECGKCYSFKSACVRHQRVHTGLMPISCSECGKCFYQKSDLVKHQRIHTGEKPFSCSQCGKCYSDKPALVRHQRKHTGERPFTCSECGKCYSDKPGLVRHQRIHTGNKPFSCLDCGKCFYQKSDLVTHQRSHTGEKPFSCSDCGKCYSIKSALVRHQRIHTGKKPFS